One region of Streptomyces sp. NBC_00442 genomic DNA includes:
- the aroB gene encoding 3-dehydroquinate synthase, whose translation MTEQAATRIQVGGTAGTEPYEVLVGRNLLGELAGLIGDRAQRVAIIHPEALAGTGDAIREDLTGQGYDVIAIQVPNAEEAKTAEVAAYCWKALGQSGFTRTDLVIGVGGGATTDLAGFVAATWLRGVRWISVPTTVLGMVDAAVGGKTGINTAEGKNLVGAFHPPVGVLCDLAALDSLPVNDYVSGMAEVIKTGFIADPVILDLIESDPAGARTPEGPHTAELIERSIRVKAEVVSNDLKESGLREILNYGHTLAHAIEKNERYKWRHGAAVSVGMVFAAELGRLAGRLDDATADRHSAILKSVGLPLTYRGDQWPKLLENMKLDKKSRGNLLRFIVLDGLAKPTVLEGPDPSVLLAAYGEVSA comes from the coding sequence ATGACGGAGCAGGCAGCCACCCGGATCCAGGTCGGCGGCACCGCAGGGACCGAACCGTACGAAGTGCTCGTCGGCCGGAACCTGCTGGGCGAACTGGCCGGGCTCATCGGCGACCGGGCGCAGCGGGTCGCGATCATCCACCCCGAAGCCCTGGCCGGCACCGGTGACGCGATCCGCGAGGACCTCACCGGGCAGGGCTACGACGTCATCGCCATCCAGGTGCCCAACGCGGAGGAGGCCAAGACCGCCGAGGTCGCCGCCTACTGCTGGAAGGCGCTCGGTCAGTCCGGCTTCACTCGCACCGACCTCGTCATCGGCGTCGGCGGCGGCGCCACCACCGACCTCGCGGGTTTCGTCGCGGCCACCTGGCTGCGCGGGGTGCGCTGGATCTCCGTGCCGACCACCGTGCTCGGCATGGTCGACGCGGCCGTCGGCGGCAAGACCGGCATCAACACCGCCGAGGGCAAGAACCTGGTGGGCGCCTTCCATCCGCCCGTCGGCGTCCTGTGCGACCTGGCCGCGCTCGACTCGCTGCCCGTCAACGACTACGTGTCGGGCATGGCCGAGGTCATCAAGACGGGCTTCATCGCCGACCCGGTCATCCTCGACCTCATCGAGTCCGACCCGGCCGGCGCCCGCACGCCCGAGGGCCCGCACACCGCCGAGCTGATCGAGCGCTCCATCCGGGTCAAGGCCGAGGTGGTCTCCAACGACCTGAAGGAATCGGGCCTGCGCGAGATCCTCAACTACGGCCACACCCTCGCCCACGCGATCGAGAAGAACGAGCGCTACAAGTGGCGGCACGGCGCGGCCGTCTCCGTCGGCATGGTCTTCGCGGCCGAACTCGGCCGCCTGGCAGGGCGGTTGGACGACGCGACCGCCGACCGGCACAGCGCCATCCTCAAGTCGGTCGGCCTGCCGCTCACCTACCGCGGCGACCAGTGGCCCAAGCTCCTGGAGAACATGAAGCTGGACAAGAAGTCGCGCGGCAACCTGCTGCGCTTCATCGTCCTGGACGGCCTCGCCAAGCCGACCGTGCTGGAGGGCCCGGACCCGTCGGTGCTGCTCGCCGCCTACGGCGAGGTCTCCGCGTGA
- the bldD gene encoding transcriptional regulator BldD: MSSEYAKQLGAKLRAIRTQQGLSLHGVEEKSQGRWKAVVVGSYERGDRAVTVQRLAELADFYGVPVQELLPGTTPGGAAEPPPKLVLDLERLAHVPPEKAGPLQRYAATIQSQRGDYNGKVLSIRQDDLRTLAVIYDQSPSVLTEQLISWGVLDADARRAVAHEEG, encoded by the coding sequence ATGTCCAGCGAATACGCAAAACAGCTCGGGGCCAAGCTCCGCGCCATCCGCACCCAGCAGGGCCTCTCCCTCCACGGTGTGGAGGAGAAGTCCCAGGGCCGCTGGAAGGCCGTCGTGGTCGGGTCGTACGAGCGTGGCGACCGCGCCGTGACCGTACAGCGCCTCGCCGAGCTGGCCGATTTCTACGGTGTTCCCGTGCAGGAACTGCTTCCGGGCACCACGCCGGGCGGGGCCGCCGAGCCGCCGCCGAAGCTGGTTCTCGACCTTGAGCGCCTCGCGCACGTGCCGCCGGAGAAGGCGGGCCCGTTGCAGCGCTACGCGGCCACCATCCAGTCGCAGCGCGGTGACTACAACGGCAAGGTCCTCTCGATCCGCCAGGACGACCTGCGCACCCTTGCCGTCATCTACGACCAGTCGCCCTCGGTTCTCACCGAGCAGCTGATCAGCTGGGGCGTCCTCGATGCGGACGCGCGCCGCGCGGTCGCCCACGAAGAGGGCTGA
- a CDS encoding M24 family metallopeptidase encodes MSEVFAVRRAWLRDRCAAAGSAAALVSRPANVRYLAGGAPPGAVLLLGPAEDVLLCPRTPSGDLIEGHLDEQLRLTVLPAPGADPVVAAADLAQASGADSLAVEEHHLSVARHRALGSVAPRLLLGDLGGAVEQRRLVKDEEEIACLRIAAEIADQALGELLESILVGRTERHLALELERRLVDHGADGPAFMTSVGTGPNSGRAGHRPADRRVEEGDFLSVCLGATYRGYRCEIGRTFVIGTTPANWQIELYDAVFAAQRAGREALVPGAEYRAVDRAARQVLDAAGHAEAVGPLTGHGVGIEIDEEPQLAPGAMGKLDTCVPVTVEPGVHLPGRGGVRIDDTLVVRPEADGGPELLTITTKELLAL; translated from the coding sequence ATGTCAGAGGTGTTCGCGGTGCGCCGCGCCTGGCTGCGGGACCGCTGCGCGGCCGCAGGCAGCGCAGCCGCCCTGGTCTCACGCCCGGCCAATGTCCGCTACCTCGCCGGCGGCGCCCCGCCCGGCGCCGTGCTGCTGCTCGGGCCGGCCGAGGACGTCCTGCTGTGCCCGCGCACGCCGTCCGGCGACCTCATCGAGGGCCACCTCGACGAGCAGCTCCGGCTCACCGTGCTGCCCGCGCCGGGTGCCGACCCCGTCGTGGCCGCCGCCGACCTCGCCCAGGCGAGCGGCGCCGACTCGCTGGCCGTCGAGGAGCACCATCTGTCCGTGGCCCGTCATCGCGCGCTCGGCTCGGTGGCGCCCCGGCTGCTCCTCGGCGACCTCGGGGGCGCCGTCGAGCAGCGCCGCCTCGTCAAGGACGAAGAGGAGATCGCCTGCCTGCGGATCGCCGCGGAGATCGCGGACCAGGCCCTGGGCGAACTGCTCGAGTCGATCCTGGTCGGCCGCACCGAGCGCCACCTCGCGCTGGAACTGGAACGCCGCCTGGTCGACCACGGCGCCGACGGGCCCGCCTTCATGACGTCCGTCGGCACCGGCCCCAACTCCGGCCGTGCGGGCCACCGTCCGGCCGACCGCCGGGTCGAGGAGGGCGACTTCCTCTCGGTCTGCCTGGGCGCCACCTACCGCGGCTACCGCTGCGAGATCGGCCGCACCTTCGTGATCGGCACGACCCCCGCGAACTGGCAGATCGAGCTCTACGACGCCGTTTTCGCAGCCCAGCGGGCCGGCCGGGAGGCCCTCGTACCGGGCGCCGAGTACCGCGCGGTGGACCGGGCGGCCCGTCAGGTACTGGACGCCGCGGGCCATGCGGAGGCCGTCGGGCCGCTCACCGGACACGGGGTCGGGATCGAAATCGACGAGGAGCCGCAGCTCGCACCTGGAGCCATGGGTAAACTGGACACTTGCGTGCCGGTCACCGTCGAACCGGGGGTCCACCTCCCGGGCCGGGGCGGCGTCCGGATCGATGACACGCTCGTCGTACGCCCCGAGGCGGACGGCGGCCCCGAGCTACTCACCATCACGACCAAGGAGCTGCTAGCGCTCTAG
- the aroC gene encoding chorismate synthase, whose product MSRLRWLTAGESHGPALVATLEGLPAGVPITTDMVADHLARRRLGYGRGARMKFERDEVTFLGGVRHGLSMGSPIAVMVGNTEWPKWEQVMSADPVDPEILAELARNAPLTRPRPGHADLAGMQKYGFDEARPILERASARETAARVALGAVARSYLKETAGIEIVSHVVELAAAKAPYGVLPTPADVEKLDADPVRCLDADASKAMVAEIDQAHKDGDTLGGVVEVLAYGVPVGLGSHVHWDRRLDARLAAALMGIQAIKGVEVGDGFDLARVPGSQAHDEIVNTADGVKRTSGRSGGTEGGLTTGELLRVRAAMKPIATVPRALATIDVATGEAAKAHHQRSDVCAVPAAGIVAEAMVALVLADAVAEKFGGDSVPETRRNVRSYLDNLQIR is encoded by the coding sequence TTGAGCAGGCTGCGCTGGCTGACCGCTGGGGAATCCCACGGACCCGCACTTGTCGCGACGCTGGAGGGTCTTCCCGCCGGCGTGCCGATCACCACGGACATGGTGGCGGACCACCTGGCCCGGCGGCGGCTCGGTTATGGACGCGGCGCCCGCATGAAGTTCGAGCGCGACGAGGTGACCTTCCTCGGCGGTGTGCGGCACGGCCTGTCCATGGGCTCGCCGATCGCGGTCATGGTGGGCAACACCGAGTGGCCCAAGTGGGAGCAGGTCATGTCGGCCGACCCGGTCGACCCCGAGATCCTCGCGGAGCTGGCCCGCAACGCCCCGCTGACCCGCCCGCGGCCCGGCCACGCCGACCTCGCCGGGATGCAGAAGTACGGCTTCGACGAGGCCCGGCCGATCCTGGAGCGCGCCAGCGCGCGGGAGACCGCGGCCCGCGTGGCGCTCGGCGCGGTGGCCCGCTCCTACCTGAAGGAGACGGCCGGCATCGAGATCGTCAGCCACGTGGTGGAGCTGGCCGCGGCCAAGGCCCCCTACGGCGTGCTGCCGACCCCGGCCGACGTCGAGAAGCTGGACGCCGACCCGGTGCGCTGCCTGGACGCGGACGCCTCGAAGGCGATGGTCGCCGAGATCGACCAGGCCCACAAGGACGGCGACACGCTCGGCGGCGTCGTCGAGGTGCTCGCCTACGGCGTGCCCGTCGGCCTCGGTTCGCACGTCCACTGGGACCGCCGTCTGGACGCGCGCCTCGCCGCCGCCCTCATGGGCATCCAGGCGATCAAGGGCGTCGAGGTCGGAGACGGCTTCGACCTGGCCCGCGTGCCCGGCTCCCAGGCACACGACGAGATCGTCAACACCGCCGACGGCGTCAAGCGCACCTCCGGCCGCTCCGGCGGCACCGAGGGCGGTCTGACCACCGGTGAACTGCTGCGGGTCCGTGCCGCGATGAAGCCCATCGCGACCGTGCCGCGGGCGCTCGCCACCATCGACGTCGCCACCGGCGAAGCCGCCAAGGCCCACCACCAGCGCTCCGACGTGTGTGCCGTGCCGGCCGCCGGCATCGTCGCCGAGGCCATGGTCGCGCTCGTCCTCGCGGACGCCGTCGCCGAGAAGTTCGGCGGCGACAGCGTGCCCGAGACCCGCCGCAACGTGCGCTCCTACCTCGACAACCTCCAGATCCGGTGA
- a CDS encoding dihydroorotase, which produces MSKILIRGAKVLGGDVQDVLIEGETIAAVGTGLEAGDATVVDADGQILLPGLVDLHTHLREPGREDSETVLTGTRAAASGGYTAVFAMANTFPVADTAGVVEQVWRLGKESGYCDVQPIGAVTVGLEGKKLAELGAMHDSAAGVTVFSDDGKCVDDAVIMRRALEYVKAFGGVVAQHAQEPRLTEGAQMNEGVVSAELGLGGWPAVAEESIIARDVLLAEHVGSRVHICHLSTAGSVEIVRWAKSRGIDVTAEVTPHHLLLTDELVRSYNPVYKVNPPLRTEKDVMALREALADGTIDIVATDHAPHPHEDKDCEWAAAAMGMVGLETALRVVQHTMVETGLLDWAGVADRMAHKPAEIGRATGHGRPVSAGEPANLTLVDPAYRGDVNPADFASRSRNTPYEGRELPGRVTHTFLRGRATLVDGKLA; this is translated from the coding sequence ATGAGCAAGATCCTGATCCGTGGTGCGAAGGTCCTCGGCGGCGACGTCCAGGACGTTTTGATCGAAGGCGAGACCATCGCCGCCGTCGGCACCGGCCTGGAGGCGGGGGACGCGACCGTCGTCGACGCCGACGGCCAGATCCTGCTGCCCGGCCTCGTCGACCTCCACACCCACCTGCGCGAGCCCGGCCGTGAGGACTCCGAGACCGTCCTCACCGGCACCCGGGCCGCCGCGAGCGGCGGCTACACCGCCGTGTTCGCCATGGCCAACACCTTCCCCGTCGCCGACACCGCGGGCGTCGTCGAGCAGGTCTGGCGGCTCGGCAAGGAATCCGGCTACTGCGACGTGCAGCCCATCGGCGCCGTCACCGTGGGCCTTGAGGGCAAGAAGCTCGCCGAGCTCGGCGCCATGCACGACTCCGCCGCCGGCGTCACCGTCTTCTCCGACGACGGCAAGTGCGTCGACGACGCCGTGATCATGCGCCGCGCCCTGGAGTACGTGAAGGCCTTCGGCGGCGTCGTCGCCCAGCACGCCCAGGAGCCCCGCCTGACCGAGGGCGCCCAGATGAACGAGGGCGTCGTATCGGCCGAGCTAGGCCTCGGCGGCTGGCCCGCCGTCGCCGAGGAGTCGATCATCGCCCGCGACGTGCTGCTCGCCGAGCACGTCGGCTCCCGCGTGCACATCTGCCACCTCTCCACGGCCGGCTCGGTCGAGATCGTCCGCTGGGCCAAGTCGCGCGGCATCGACGTGACCGCCGAGGTCACCCCGCACCACCTGCTCCTCACCGACGAGCTGGTCCGGTCCTACAACCCGGTCTACAAGGTCAACCCGCCGCTGCGCACCGAGAAGGACGTCATGGCGCTGCGCGAGGCCCTCGCCGACGGCACCATCGACATCGTGGCCACCGACCACGCCCCGCACCCGCACGAGGACAAGGACTGCGAGTGGGCCGCGGCCGCCATGGGCATGGTCGGTCTGGAGACGGCGCTCCGCGTCGTCCAGCACACGATGGTCGAGACCGGCCTGCTCGACTGGGCCGGCGTCGCCGACCGCATGGCGCACAAGCCCGCCGAGATCGGGCGGGCGACCGGCCACGGCCGCCCCGTCTCGGCAGGCGAACCCGCCAACCTGACGCTCGTCGATCCGGCATACCGTGGTGACGTGAACCCCGCGGACTTCGCCTCCCGCAGCCGCAACACCCCCTACGAGGGTCGTGAGCTGCCCGGACGCGTCACCCACACCTTCCTGCGGGGCCGGGCAACGCTTGTGGACGGGAAGCTGGCGTGA
- the aroQ gene encoding type II 3-dehydroquinate dehydratase: MTRPVFVLNGPNLGRLGSREPDVYGATSYAGLVEVCEGLGKELGFDVSVRETNDEGELIRWLHEAADGRIPVVINPGAFTHYSYGMRDAAAQRTAPLIEVHISNPYAREEFRHTSVIAPVATGTVAGFGIGSYRLALRALADELADELG; the protein is encoded by the coding sequence GTGACCCGGCCCGTGTTCGTCCTCAACGGCCCGAACCTCGGCCGCCTGGGCTCCCGCGAGCCCGACGTGTACGGCGCCACCAGCTACGCGGGACTCGTCGAGGTCTGCGAAGGGCTCGGCAAGGAGCTCGGCTTCGACGTCTCGGTCCGCGAGACCAACGACGAGGGCGAGCTCATCCGCTGGCTCCACGAGGCCGCGGACGGTCGAATTCCGGTCGTCATCAACCCGGGCGCCTTCACCCACTATTCGTACGGAATGCGCGACGCGGCCGCCCAGCGCACCGCGCCGCTCATCGAGGTGCACATCTCGAACCCGTACGCCCGTGAGGAATTCCGCCACACCTCGGTGATCGCACCCGTCGCCACCGGTACCGTCGCGGGCTTCGGCATCGGCTCGTACCGGCTCGCGCTGCGCGCGCTCGCCGACGAACTGGCCGACGAACTCGGCTGA
- a CDS encoding Pro-rich N-terminal domain-containing protein: protein MQHAGGAPLPPPHATGQPSHDWAQGIEPEGTAPLRPNVPPAGPPPTPGTPPYQPGPPPGSGPAQLPAHPPAPPGPAAHHPGTQQPPGQGWHGPAPQHASVRPPSRDTTGHVALPPGGPVPLPQAPEGTGATTLAVLLIGPAGAGKTTVARYWAQHRRVPTAHISLDDVREWVCSGFADPQSGWNDHSEAQYRLARRTCGFAARNFLANGISCILDDAVFPDRPVVGLGGWKRHVGPGLLPVVLLPGLDVVLERNAERSGNRRLSDEEVAGIHGRMAGWYGSGLPIIDNSQYDVPTTARLLDDVLARTIASPPTW from the coding sequence ATGCAGCACGCAGGGGGGGCTCCACTGCCGCCGCCCCACGCCACGGGGCAGCCCTCGCACGACTGGGCCCAGGGAATCGAGCCGGAGGGCACGGCTCCGCTCAGGCCCAACGTGCCACCGGCGGGGCCGCCGCCCACGCCGGGCACCCCGCCGTACCAGCCGGGCCCCCCGCCCGGATCCGGGCCGGCCCAGCTCCCGGCCCACCCACCGGCCCCGCCGGGGCCGGCCGCGCACCACCCCGGTACACAGCAGCCGCCCGGCCAGGGCTGGCACGGGCCCGCGCCCCAGCACGCCTCGGTGCGGCCGCCCTCCCGCGACACCACCGGGCACGTCGCCCTGCCGCCGGGCGGCCCCGTCCCGCTGCCGCAGGCGCCCGAGGGCACCGGCGCCACCACGCTCGCCGTGCTGCTCATAGGCCCCGCCGGGGCGGGCAAGACGACGGTGGCCCGCTACTGGGCACAGCACCGCCGGGTGCCGACCGCGCACATCAGCCTCGACGACGTACGCGAATGGGTGTGCTCGGGGTTCGCCGACCCCCAGTCGGGCTGGAACGACCACTCCGAGGCCCAGTACCGCCTGGCCCGCCGCACCTGCGGCTTCGCCGCGCGCAACTTCCTGGCCAACGGGATCTCCTGCATCCTCGACGACGCGGTCTTCCCCGACCGGCCCGTCGTGGGCCTCGGCGGCTGGAAGCGTCACGTGGGCCCCGGCCTGCTGCCCGTCGTGCTCCTGCCCGGCCTCGACGTGGTGCTGGAGCGCAACGCGGAGCGCAGCGGCAACCGGCGTCTGTCCGACGAGGAGGTCGCCGGCATCCACGGCCGCATGGCCGGATGGTACGGCTCCGGTCTGCCCATCATCGACAACTCCCAGTACGACGTCCCCACCACGGCCCGCCTCCTGGACGACGTCCTGGCCCGAACCATCGCCAGCCCCCCCACCTGGTAG
- the pyrR gene encoding bifunctional pyr operon transcriptional regulator/uracil phosphoribosyltransferase PyrR, with protein sequence MDTQHPHHQQDQTHPDAARPVLEGPDIARVLTRIAHEIVERAKGADDVVLLGIPTRGIFLAERLAVKLEGITGRKTPVGSLDITMYRDDLRMKPARALGRTDIPGEGIDGRLVVLVDDVLFSGRTIRAALDALGDLGRPRAVQLAVLVDRGHRELPIRADYVGKNLPTSLRETVKVQLAEEDGRDAVLLGVKQTAPAGEQ encoded by the coding sequence ATGGACACGCAGCACCCGCACCACCAGCAGGACCAGACGCACCCCGATGCGGCGCGGCCCGTTCTCGAAGGCCCCGACATCGCCCGCGTCCTGACCCGTATCGCCCACGAGATCGTCGAACGCGCCAAGGGCGCCGACGACGTGGTGCTCCTCGGCATCCCGACGCGCGGGATCTTCCTCGCCGAGCGGCTCGCCGTGAAGCTCGAAGGCATCACCGGGCGCAAGACGCCGGTCGGCTCCCTCGACATCACCATGTACCGCGACGACCTGCGGATGAAGCCGGCCCGCGCGCTGGGCCGCACCGACATCCCCGGCGAGGGCATCGACGGCCGCCTCGTCGTCCTCGTCGACGACGTCCTCTTCTCCGGCCGCACCATCCGCGCCGCCCTCGACGCGCTCGGCGACCTCGGCCGCCCCCGCGCCGTGCAGCTCGCGGTCCTCGTCGACCGGGGCCACCGCGAACTCCCGATCCGCGCCGACTACGTCGGCAAGAACCTCCCCACGTCGCTGCGGGAGACGGTCAAGGTCCAGCTCGCGGAGGAGGACGGCCGCGACGCCGTGCTCCTCGGCGTCAAGCAGACCGCTCCGGCCGGCGAGCAGTAG
- a CDS encoding shikimate dehydrogenase, whose translation MPSPASEGARRAAVLGSPIAHSLSPVLHRAAYAELGLGHWSYDRFEVDEAGLAGFVAGLDASWAGLSLTMPLKRAIIPLLDAVSATAASVEAVNTVVFTDDGRRLGDNTDIPGMIAALEERGVTRVESAAVLGAGATASSALAALARICTGPVTAYVRSEARAAEMRGWGERLGVDVRTADWSRAAEAFEAPLVVATTPAGTTDALAPAVPERVGTLFDVLYDPWPTALAAAWSGRGGAVVGGLDLLVHQAVLQVEQMTGCATAPLEAMRKAGEAALTHR comes from the coding sequence ATGCCCAGTCCGGCCAGTGAGGGCGCGCGGCGCGCCGCCGTCCTCGGGTCGCCCATCGCGCACTCGCTCTCCCCGGTCCTGCACCGGGCCGCGTATGCCGAACTCGGCCTCGGTCACTGGTCGTACGACCGCTTCGAGGTGGACGAGGCCGGGCTTGCCGGCTTCGTCGCGGGGCTCGACGCGTCCTGGGCCGGGCTCTCCCTCACGATGCCGCTGAAGAGGGCGATCATCCCGCTGCTCGACGCGGTGAGCGCGACCGCCGCATCCGTCGAGGCGGTCAACACCGTCGTCTTCACGGACGACGGCCGCCGCCTCGGTGACAACACCGACATCCCGGGCATGATCGCGGCCCTGGAGGAGCGCGGAGTGACCCGGGTCGAGTCCGCCGCCGTCCTCGGTGCGGGCGCGACCGCGTCCTCGGCGCTCGCCGCCCTCGCCCGGATCTGCACCGGTCCCGTCACCGCGTACGTACGCAGTGAGGCGCGGGCCGCGGAGATGCGCGGCTGGGGCGAACGGCTGGGCGTCGACGTCCGCACCGCCGACTGGTCGCGCGCGGCGGAAGCCTTCGAGGCTCCGCTCGTCGTCGCCACCACCCCGGCCGGCACCACCGACGCCCTGGCCCCGGCCGTCCCCGAGCGGGTCGGCACCCTCTTCGACGTCTTGTACGACCCCTGGCCGACGGCGCTCGCGGCCGCCTGGTCGGGGCGCGGGGGAGCCGTCGTCGGCGGCCTCGACCTCCTCGTGCACCAGGCCGTGCTCCAGGTCGAGCAGATGACGGGCTGCGCCACGGCTCCGCTGGAAGCGATGCGCAAGGCGGGCGAAGCGGCACTGACACACCGCTGA
- a CDS encoding aspartate carbamoyltransferase catalytic subunit, which translates to MMRHLISAADLTRDDAVLILDTAEEMARVSDRPIKKLPALRGRTICNLFFEDSTRTRISFEAAEKRLSADVINFAAKGSSVSKGESLKDTAQTLEAMGVDAVVIRHSASGAPYRLATSGWIDAPVINAGDGTHQHPTQALLDAFTMRRRLVGKDALGQDLAGKRITLVGDVLHSRVARSNVDLLHTLGAEVTLVAPPTLLPVGVEHWTCDVSYDLDTVLPKSDAVMMLRVQRERMNAAFFPTEREYSRRYGLDGERMAKMPEHGIVMHPGPMVRGMEITAEVADSDRCTVVEQVANGVHTRMAVLYLLLGGNEPAVSHARPTDAENK; encoded by the coding sequence ATGATGCGTCACCTCATCTCGGCCGCCGACCTCACCCGCGACGACGCCGTCCTCATCCTCGACACCGCCGAGGAAATGGCCCGGGTCTCCGACCGGCCGATCAAGAAGCTGCCCGCGCTGCGTGGCCGGACCATCTGCAACCTGTTCTTCGAGGACTCCACCCGCACCCGGATCTCCTTCGAGGCCGCCGAGAAGCGCCTGTCGGCCGACGTCATCAACTTCGCCGCGAAGGGCTCGTCGGTCTCCAAGGGCGAGTCCCTGAAGGACACCGCGCAGACGCTGGAGGCGATGGGCGTCGACGCCGTCGTCATCCGGCACAGCGCCTCCGGCGCCCCCTACCGCCTGGCCACCTCCGGCTGGATCGACGCCCCCGTCATCAACGCGGGCGACGGCACCCACCAGCACCCCACCCAGGCGCTGCTCGACGCGTTCACCATGCGCCGCCGCCTGGTCGGCAAGGACGCGCTCGGCCAGGACCTGGCCGGCAAGCGCATCACCCTCGTCGGCGACGTGCTGCACAGCCGGGTCGCCCGCTCCAACGTCGACCTGCTGCACACCCTCGGCGCCGAGGTCACCCTGGTGGCCCCGCCCACCCTGCTCCCGGTCGGCGTCGAGCACTGGACCTGCGACGTGTCGTACGACCTGGACACCGTGCTGCCGAAGTCCGACGCGGTGATGATGCTCCGTGTGCAGCGCGAACGCATGAACGCCGCCTTCTTCCCCACCGAGCGCGAGTACTCGCGGCGCTACGGGCTCGACGGCGAGCGCATGGCCAAGATGCCCGAGCACGGCATCGTGATGCACCCCGGCCCGATGGTGCGGGGCATGGAGATCACCGCCGAGGTCGCCGACTCCGACCGCTGCACGGTCGTCGAGCAGGTCGCCAACGGCGTCCACACCCGTATGGCGGTCCTGTACCTGCTGCTGGGCGGCAACGAGCCCGCCGTCAGCCACGCCCGTCCCACCGATGCGGAGAACAAGTAA
- the nusB gene encoding transcription antitermination factor NusB gives MAARNKARKRAFQILFEADQRGESVQTVLADWVRHSRSDDRQPPVAEYTMQLVEGYAGHVDRIDDLISTYAVDWTLDRMPVVDRNILRLGTYELVWEDETPDAVVIDEAVQLAKEFSTDDSPAFVNGMLARFKDLKPSLRRD, from the coding sequence GTGGCTGCCCGGAACAAGGCCCGCAAGCGCGCCTTCCAGATCCTCTTCGAGGCCGACCAGCGCGGTGAGTCCGTGCAGACGGTCCTCGCGGACTGGGTGCGGCACTCGCGGTCCGACGACCGTCAGCCGCCGGTCGCCGAGTACACGATGCAGCTCGTCGAGGGATACGCGGGCCACGTGGACCGCATCGACGACCTGATCTCCACGTACGCGGTGGACTGGACGCTCGACCGCATGCCGGTCGTCGACCGGAACATCCTGCGGCTCGGTACGTACGAGCTGGTCTGGGAGGACGAGACGCCCGACGCGGTCGTCATCGACGAGGCCGTCCAGCTGGCGAAGGAATTCTCCACGGACGACTCTCCGGCCTTCGTGAACGGGATGCTCGCCCGTTTCAAGGACCTCAAGCCGAGCCTGCGCCGCGACTAG
- the efp gene encoding elongation factor P gives MASTNDLKNGLVLKLDGGQLWSVVEFQHVKPGKGPAFVRTKLKNVLSGKVVDKTFNAGVKVETATIDRRDMQFSYMDGEYFVFMDMSTYDQLMVDRKAVGDAANFLIEGFTASVAQHEGEVLYVELPAAVELTIEHTDPGVQGDRSTGGSKPARLETGYEIGVPLFITTGEKIKVDTRTGDYLGRVNS, from the coding sequence GTGGCTTCCACGAACGACCTCAAGAACGGCCTGGTGCTCAAGCTCGACGGAGGCCAGCTCTGGTCCGTCGTCGAGTTCCAGCACGTCAAGCCCGGCAAGGGCCCGGCCTTCGTGCGCACCAAGCTCAAGAACGTGCTCTCCGGCAAGGTGGTCGACAAGACCTTCAACGCCGGTGTGAAGGTCGAGACGGCCACCATTGACCGCCGCGACATGCAGTTCTCGTACATGGACGGCGAGTACTTCGTCTTCATGGACATGAGCACCTACGACCAGCTCATGGTCGACCGCAAGGCCGTCGGCGACGCCGCCAACTTCCTGATCGAGGGCTTCACCGCCTCGGTCGCGCAGCACGAGGGCGAGGTGCTCTACGTCGAGCTGCCGGCCGCCGTCGAGCTCACCATCGAGCACACCGACCCGGGCGTCCAGGGCGACCGCTCCACCGGCGGCTCCAAGCCCGCGCGGCTGGAGACCGGTTACGAGATCGGCGTCCCGCTCTTCATCACCACCGGTGAGAAGATCAAGGTCGACACCCGCACCGGCGACTACCTCGGCCGGGTGAACAGCTAA
- a CDS encoding shikimate kinase gives MGSGKSTVGALLAERLGVPCRDTDADIVAAEGRAISDIFIEDGEPHFRALERAAVRAALAEHTGVLSLGGGAVLDADTRALLAPHPVVYLSMDVEEAVKRVGLNTARPLLAVNPRRQWRELMEARRHLYTEVARAVVATDERTPEEVAQAVLDALELKDA, from the coding sequence ATGGGGTCGGGCAAGTCCACCGTGGGCGCGCTGCTCGCCGAGCGGCTCGGCGTGCCCTGCCGGGACACCGACGCCGACATCGTGGCCGCCGAGGGCCGCGCGATCTCCGACATCTTCATCGAGGACGGCGAGCCGCACTTCCGCGCCCTGGAGCGGGCCGCGGTACGCGCCGCGCTCGCCGAGCACACGGGCGTGCTGTCGCTCGGCGGCGGCGCCGTCCTCGACGCGGACACCCGCGCGCTGCTCGCGCCCCACCCCGTCGTCTACCTCTCGATGGACGTCGAGGAAGCCGTCAAACGCGTCGGCCTGAACACCGCCCGGCCGCTGCTCGCCGTCAACCCGCGCCGGCAGTGGCGCGAGCTGATGGAAGCGCGCCGCCATCTGTACACCGAAGTCGCCCGTGCGGTCGTCGCGACCGACGAGCGCACCCCCGAAGAGGTCGCCCAGGCGGTCCTCGACGCACTGGAGTTGAAGGACGCATGA